The following are encoded in a window of Paenibacillus polymyxa genomic DNA:
- a CDS encoding sensor histidine kinase, which produces MKREPGLLHILARVLLVVLVLYLSWAAAYFIMEAIYSHMSWAPHGLFVFLMNTTLGFFFFGIISMTVRRFFQPREQHAFTEMIDALKRISQGDFHINLDWDLGGRNGKHRRPHPYVQLVDSINDMAANLKAMEKLREEFISNVSHEIGSPLTSIIGFAKALKDENLDREQRDRYLTIIETECIRLSKLSDNLMKLAILDSERHPFRPSLYRLDKQLISLILACEPQWEAKKIEMTVEVDIVEVNADEDLMGQVWVNLLHNAIKFTPQGGSISVSLSSNGDQAVICIADTGQGINEQDQQRIFERFYKADQSRTRTAGGSGLGLSIAYKITEMHTGSISVSSKVGEGTVFTVMLPLRQKVMKGSNSEMYTGTVS; this is translated from the coding sequence ATGAAGAGGGAACCGGGGTTACTCCATATTCTTGCGAGAGTCCTGCTGGTAGTATTGGTGCTATATCTTAGCTGGGCTGCCGCGTACTTTATTATGGAGGCGATCTATTCGCACATGTCATGGGCTCCCCATGGTTTGTTCGTCTTTCTTATGAATACGACGCTAGGCTTTTTCTTCTTCGGTATTATCAGTATGACGGTAAGGCGTTTCTTCCAGCCTAGAGAACAGCACGCTTTTACCGAAATGATCGATGCTTTAAAACGTATTTCGCAAGGAGACTTTCACATTAACCTGGATTGGGACCTCGGCGGGCGGAACGGAAAACATCGGAGGCCGCATCCTTATGTACAGTTGGTGGACAGCATCAATGATATGGCTGCAAATTTAAAGGCTATGGAAAAGCTGCGGGAGGAGTTTATTTCGAACGTATCCCATGAAATCGGCTCACCGCTGACCTCGATAATCGGATTCGCCAAAGCGCTCAAGGACGAAAATCTGGATCGTGAGCAACGAGATCGGTATTTGACGATCATCGAGACGGAGTGTATTCGTCTATCCAAACTAAGCGATAATCTCATGAAGTTGGCGATTCTGGATTCGGAGCGGCATCCGTTTCGTCCATCCCTTTATCGGCTGGACAAGCAGCTAATTTCGCTTATTCTTGCCTGCGAACCGCAATGGGAAGCTAAAAAAATCGAGATGACTGTTGAGGTGGATATAGTTGAGGTCAACGCAGACGAGGATCTGATGGGCCAGGTTTGGGTGAATCTTCTTCATAATGCCATTAAATTTACACCGCAGGGTGGAAGCATATCTGTTTCTCTTTCAAGTAACGGTGATCAGGCGGTTATCTGTATTGCGGATACGGGACAGGGTATCAACGAACAGGATCAGCAACGCATTTTTGAACGATTTTATAAAGCAGACCAGTCACGGACCCGAACTGCAGGAGGCAGCGGCTTGGGACTGTCCATTGCTTATAAAATAACAGAGATGCATACTGGCTCTATCTCTGTATCCAGCAAGGTGGGAGAAGGAACGGTATTTACAGTTATGCTGCCGCTGCGCCAGAAAGTAATGAAAGGCAGCAACAGTGAAATGTACACCGGCACAGTAAGTTAA
- a CDS encoding response regulator transcription factor: MTRVLVVDDDPHIRELVGHFLRMEGLEVVEAVDGLDAMRIFDEIKVDLLVLDIMMPGMDGWELCRKLREQTDLPLLMLTAKGETSQIVKGFALGTDDYLVKPFDPMVLVARVKALLKRYRIMASKSVTVGDLVLRSDTFECRAGEKEITLPLKEFELLFKLASYPGKTFTRDQLIEQIWGYDYEGDERTVDVHIKRLRERFPEASHSFRISTIRGLGYRLELRQ; the protein is encoded by the coding sequence ATGACGCGTGTATTGGTCGTTGATGATGATCCGCATATTCGTGAACTGGTCGGACACTTTTTGAGAATGGAAGGTCTGGAGGTAGTCGAGGCGGTGGATGGTTTGGACGCGATGCGCATTTTTGATGAAATCAAGGTCGATTTGCTTGTTCTTGATATCATGATGCCGGGAATGGACGGTTGGGAGCTGTGCCGTAAGCTGCGAGAGCAAACCGACCTGCCGCTGCTTATGCTTACAGCCAAAGGAGAGACGTCACAGATCGTGAAAGGCTTCGCGCTCGGAACGGATGACTATCTTGTCAAGCCATTCGACCCCATGGTGCTTGTCGCACGCGTGAAGGCTTTATTAAAACGTTATCGTATCATGGCTTCAAAATCAGTAACTGTCGGAGATCTTGTCCTGCGTAGCGATACATTTGAGTGTCGGGCTGGAGAGAAGGAGATTACCCTGCCGCTCAAAGAATTTGAGCTGCTCTTCAAGCTGGCCAGCTATCCTGGCAAAACCTTTACCCGCGACCAGCTGATCGAACAGATCTGGGGTTATGATTATGAGGGAGACGAAAGAACGGTTGATGTCCATATCAAACGCCTTCGGGAACGGTTTCCGGAGGCAAGCCACTCCTTCCGGATCAGTACGATCCGGGGATTGGGTTATCGGCTGGAGCTACGGCAATGA
- a CDS encoding ABC transporter permease gives MKSTTVMTGSDRTLKKSVSFRQAFSNSMTMAYRGILKIRHTPEQLFDVTLQPIIFTLMFTYIFGGAISGDVQHYLPVIIPGILVQTVISTSVVTGVQLREDMDKGVFDRFKSLPIARIAPLAGALLADSIRYTIATVLTFAMGYILGYQPGGGLLSVAIAAFLVIVCSWAVSWIFAFFGVIARTASSVQGISMIVLFPLTFVSNAFVPVGTMPGWLQWFVNANPISHLVNAVRELANTGTIGGELAISLLGATVIVAIFAPLTVRAYMRKA, from the coding sequence ATGAAGAGTACTACTGTTATGACAGGTTCTGATCGCACATTGAAGAAGTCTGTGAGTTTCAGGCAGGCGTTCTCCAATTCCATGACGATGGCCTACCGGGGCATTCTAAAGATCCGGCATACTCCCGAACAATTGTTTGATGTCACGCTCCAGCCGATCATTTTCACCCTTATGTTTACCTATATCTTTGGCGGCGCCATCTCAGGAGACGTGCAGCATTATTTGCCGGTTATTATTCCAGGCATCCTCGTGCAGACTGTGATCTCGACCTCCGTCGTTACCGGCGTCCAACTACGTGAGGATATGGACAAAGGAGTGTTCGACAGGTTCAAGTCACTCCCAATCGCACGTATTGCGCCTTTGGCTGGAGCTCTGCTGGCTGACAGTATCCGGTATACTATTGCAACTGTACTTACCTTCGCCATGGGGTATATTTTGGGGTATCAGCCAGGGGGAGGACTGCTGAGTGTAGCTATCGCCGCGTTTCTGGTCATTGTGTGTTCCTGGGCGGTCAGCTGGATTTTTGCCTTCTTTGGCGTGATTGCCCGCACTGCTTCTAGTGTACAGGGCATCTCCATGATTGTTCTGTTTCCGCTCACTTTTGTTTCCAACGCATTTGTGCCTGTCGGCACAATGCCTGGTTGGCTGCAGTGGTTTGTGAACGCCAACCCGATTTCACATCTTGTGAACGCAGTCAGAGAGCTTGCGAATACGGGAACGATTGGCGGGGAACTGGCGATCTCCCTACTTGGCGCTACAGTCATTGTGGCGATCTTCGCGCCGCTTACGGTGCGTGCTTATATGCGTAAAGCATAA
- a CDS encoding ATP-binding cassette domain-containing protein, which produces MNVDYTDRKETLAIEARGLVKVFGDKHAVDGVDLNVRAGTIYGVLGPNGAGKTTTIRMLSTLLQPDKGSARIFGHDAVKEPQVVRQLIGVTGQYASVDESLSATENLIIFSRLLGLGRAEARHKAAELLEEFGLAEAAKRPLKHFSGGMRRRLDLAASLIAKPPLIFLDEPTTGLDPRTRVQMWDTIRRLVKTGSTVLLTTQYLDEADQLADRIAVIDHGRVVAEGTVDELKAAVGASTLQLKVQNQQDIERAVQIVEQVLSVKFSVSVEAGKIISPMANADRVTDLLFALRAGEIRLAEMSVQKPTLDEVFLSITGHGAQVNKQQTSQGAHAVEGARA; this is translated from the coding sequence ATGAATGTGGATTATACAGACAGAAAAGAGACCTTGGCCATTGAAGCAAGGGGACTCGTTAAAGTTTTTGGTGATAAGCATGCAGTTGACGGTGTCGATTTGAATGTACGTGCTGGCACGATCTACGGGGTACTCGGTCCTAATGGAGCAGGCAAAACGACTACCATCCGAATGCTGTCAACGTTATTACAACCTGATAAGGGATCGGCCCGTATCTTCGGGCACGATGCAGTAAAGGAACCGCAGGTGGTGCGTCAATTGATCGGGGTGACAGGCCAGTACGCATCGGTCGATGAGTCGCTTAGCGCTACCGAGAACCTGATCATCTTCTCCAGACTGCTTGGGCTGGGACGTGCCGAGGCGCGTCATAAGGCAGCGGAGCTGCTGGAGGAATTTGGATTGGCCGAAGCGGCCAAACGACCGCTAAAGCATTTCTCTGGAGGTATGCGCCGCCGGCTGGATTTGGCTGCAAGTCTCATTGCCAAGCCGCCGCTAATCTTCCTGGATGAGCCGACTACCGGACTAGACCCGCGCACGCGTGTCCAGATGTGGGACACGATCCGGCGTCTGGTCAAGACCGGTTCCACCGTACTGCTCACAACCCAGTACCTCGATGAGGCGGATCAACTTGCTGACCGAATCGCAGTGATCGATCATGGTCGGGTAGTCGCTGAGGGTACGGTGGATGAACTGAAAGCGGCAGTAGGGGCGTCGACTCTGCAACTCAAAGTGCAAAATCAACAGGATATTGAGAGAGCTGTTCAGATCGTTGAACAGGTGCTTTCAGTCAAGTTCAGCGTGTCAGTGGAAGCTGGAAAGATTATTTCTCCGATGGCCAATGCAGATCGGGTAACGGACCTGCTGTTTGCCCTCCGTGCTGGAGAGATTCGCTTAGCAGAGATGAGTGTGCAAAAGCCGACGCTTGACGAGGTGTTTTTGTCCATCACTGGTCATGGAGCACAAGTAAACAAGCAGCAGACGTCCCAAGGAGCGCATGCTGTGGAGGGGGCGAGAGCATGA